In a single window of the Halobacteriovorax sp. DA5 genome:
- a CDS encoding DegT/DnrJ/EryC1/StrS aminotransferase family protein produces MSVNGVPFITLNRFEDGFRDEFLSGVETLFDNTQFIGGPQVNMLEEKLAAKTGAKYAVGCANGTDAIQIALRASGVEKNDVVLVPDMTFWATFEAVVNVGANPATVDVSRETLHWDKDTFKEAVEKFNPKAAILVHLYGWACPDTMEIRKIAEDNGVMLIEDGAQCFGTTINGESILGTAKISTTSFYPAKVLGASGDAGAIFSNDETLINTCKTLINHGRTSHYSHGLIGWNSRIGAYESLFLNLSLEHIDARLDSRRAAVEYYRKNLQGLPLKIQDVPAHVGENGYCSVALIEPELRDGLSAALKEANVGFGTIYPGAMSKQEGAPAHSVGSIDHGNADYISKAVLNLPCFAYITEEECEYVCQVVKNYFSK; encoded by the coding sequence ATGTCAGTTAACGGCGTACCATTTATTACATTAAATCGCTTTGAAGACGGGTTTCGTGATGAATTCCTTTCAGGCGTTGAAACACTTTTTGATAACACACAATTTATTGGTGGACCTCAGGTTAATATGCTTGAGGAGAAGCTAGCAGCTAAGACTGGTGCAAAATACGCAGTTGGTTGTGCCAACGGTACGGATGCAATCCAGATTGCTCTAAGAGCAAGTGGCGTTGAAAAAAACGACGTTGTATTAGTTCCAGATATGACTTTCTGGGCGACTTTTGAGGCAGTTGTTAACGTAGGTGCAAACCCTGCAACTGTTGATGTTAGCCGTGAAACTCTACACTGGGATAAAGATACTTTTAAAGAGGCCGTTGAAAAATTCAATCCTAAGGCAGCTATTCTTGTTCACCTATATGGTTGGGCATGTCCAGATACAATGGAAATCAGAAAGATCGCTGAAGATAATGGCGTAATGCTTATTGAAGACGGTGCTCAGTGTTTTGGAACGACAATCAATGGAGAGTCGATTCTAGGAACAGCTAAGATCTCAACGACAAGCTTTTACCCAGCAAAAGTTCTTGGAGCTTCTGGGGATGCAGGTGCAATCTTCTCAAACGATGAAACGCTAATTAACACTTGTAAGACTCTAATTAACCACGGACGTACAAGTCACTATAGCCACGGCCTAATTGGTTGGAACTCAAGAATTGGTGCTTATGAATCACTATTTCTAAACCTATCTCTTGAGCATATCGATGCAAGACTTGATTCTCGTCGCGCGGCTGTTGAATACTACCGCAAGAATCTTCAGGGTCTTCCTCTTAAGATTCAAGATGTTCCAGCTCACGTAGGAGAAAATGGATACTGTAGTGTTGCTTTAATTGAGCCAGAGCTTAGAGATGGGCTTTCAGCTGCTTTAAAAGAAGCAAATGTAGGTTTCGGAACAATTTATCCAGGTGCAATGAGCAAGCAAGAAGGTGCTCCTGCCCATAGTGTTGGATCAATTGATCACGGAAATGCTGATTATATTAGTAAAGCAGTTTTAAACCTGCCATGTTTCGCCTATATCACGGAAGAAGAATGCGAGTACGTTTGCCAAGTCGTAAAAAATTATTTTTCAAAATAA
- a CDS encoding co-chaperone YbbN: MNIKRINNENFESVVSSERSVFVIKFYSDTCGPCKAMAPVFEALNENNPEVNVYEVNTMESPEIADHFGVRGVPYTAICENREVLYDFTGLTPLGEIQYVINNINDSHFRLTGEFKAPETKKNYFFETIVISLLAIFALAIFFA; encoded by the coding sequence ATGAATATAAAAAGAATAAATAATGAAAACTTTGAATCTGTTGTATCTAGTGAAAGAAGCGTTTTTGTTATCAAGTTTTACTCTGATACTTGTGGCCCATGTAAAGCAATGGCACCTGTCTTTGAGGCCCTAAATGAAAATAACCCAGAAGTGAATGTTTATGAAGTAAATACCATGGAGAGTCCTGAGATTGCGGATCACTTTGGTGTTCGTGGAGTTCCATACACGGCCATTTGTGAAAACCGAGAAGTTCTTTATGACTTCACAGGACTTACACCTCTAGGGGAAATTCAATACGTGATAAACAATATCAACGACTCACACTTTCGTTTAACAGGTGAGTTTAAGGCACCGGAGACAAAGAAGAACTACTTCTTTGAAACAATCGTCATTAGTTTGCTAGCAATCTTTGCGTTAGCTATCTTTTTTGCATAG
- a CDS encoding cytochrome P450: MSTIPSLKTLPVIGSIGELDFKKCLFDQLNEKSKVLGDSYRFKIFHKDIVVIGNYDLYKEVIVKKRNTFLKGSTLNEIKHINKGRPSILDADGKTWQDLRGELVHFFTPKVLENLYDITSKRLEKSLPLFDDHSIVDDVEVLMGKIALAITSEFFIEHNFQINKEEITNSNADSDSFYYFQKFLIAELTKRMNYGPMWKYLPTLSNLRFSKFIKEGKQFVREKVEKGTTSYTLITHLKNQGLDTEAIIGQIYGLVGASFESTAVSLTWALYFLAQNQELQNELYQELATLDLNDSNSIIKNEFLENYVAETLRLRPAFPILFREAAEDEELTSEDITFKVKKGTIVFSLLGKILNNQEIWGEDHDKFNPKRFYHLTSEQKKAYIPYSTGTRTCLGREMASIEVKLILAHILRSYHIRPACDLAQVKPKQKFVFSSDREISLEFIRR; this comes from the coding sequence ATGAGTACAATTCCAAGCTTAAAAACATTACCTGTAATCGGCAGTATTGGAGAGTTAGACTTCAAAAAGTGTCTATTTGATCAGCTTAATGAGAAAAGCAAGGTGCTTGGAGATTCATATCGTTTTAAAATTTTTCATAAAGATATTGTGGTAATCGGAAATTATGATCTCTATAAAGAAGTAATTGTTAAAAAAAGAAATACTTTTTTAAAAGGAAGTACCCTTAATGAGATTAAACACATCAATAAAGGGAGGCCCTCAATTCTAGATGCCGATGGTAAAACGTGGCAGGATTTAAGAGGGGAGTTAGTCCATTTCTTTACACCTAAGGTATTAGAAAACCTATATGATATTACAAGCAAGCGACTTGAAAAGTCACTTCCACTATTTGATGATCATTCAATTGTTGATGATGTTGAAGTATTGATGGGAAAAATTGCTTTGGCCATCACAAGTGAGTTCTTTATTGAACATAATTTTCAAATTAATAAAGAGGAAATTACAAATTCAAATGCAGATAGCGATAGTTTCTATTACTTTCAAAAATTTCTTATTGCTGAACTTACTAAGCGAATGAACTATGGCCCAATGTGGAAATACTTACCAACGCTTAGCAACCTACGATTTTCTAAATTTATTAAGGAAGGAAAACAATTTGTTCGTGAAAAAGTTGAGAAAGGAACAACTAGTTATACATTAATTACTCACTTAAAAAATCAAGGCCTAGATACTGAAGCAATTATTGGTCAAATATATGGCCTAGTAGGAGCTTCTTTTGAATCAACAGCGGTCTCTTTAACATGGGCCCTTTACTTTCTAGCTCAAAATCAAGAATTACAAAATGAATTATATCAAGAGTTAGCTACACTAGATCTTAACGATTCAAATTCAATAATTAAAAATGAATTCTTGGAAAATTATGTTGCAGAAACCCTTCGCTTAAGGCCGGCCTTCCCTATCTTGTTTAGAGAAGCAGCAGAAGATGAAGAGTTAACAAGCGAAGATATTACATTCAAAGTTAAGAAGGGGACAATCGTCTTTTCACTTCTGGGTAAAATCCTCAATAATCAAGAAATTTGGGGTGAAGATCACGATAAATTTAATCCAAAGCGTTTTTATCATTTAACAAGTGAGCAGAAGAAAGCATATATTCCTTACTCAACAGGAACACGTACTTGTCTAGGGCGTGAAATGGCAAGTATTGAAGTAAAGCTCATTCTTGCCCATATATTAAGAAGTTATCATATCAGGCCAGCATGTGATTTAGCGCAAGTAAAACCAAAGCAAAAATTTGTTTTCAGTAGTGATCGTGAAATTTCTTTAGAATTTATACGTCGATAA
- a CDS encoding tyrosine-type recombinase/integrase, translating into MVGVSYSRSRAIRPARSNAKINDIFEDFLTKSNSAHTRDAYRRDLKKFLTFLKGFETFSSLSDVSQRHISAYRDHLLKNEELKDATVARHLSSIKRFFDFLVEKELCYKNPATGVFRPKVVMEVKTNDLSAPEVMDLFESVNQKNRDGSYNLSGVLHYTILRVMFYTLLRKSELIALKVGDFASDNIGNYLHVRSKGGKKQKVYISDETYSDIKHYMEVFRVRREFLENEPLFTSGRKSQELKPLNRNTIDQIFQKYAKLAGIKHKISPHSSRATGIGNLYENGASLEDQATYARHSDPRMTFLYNKRRKEKINEIANIVNYLDKQEDEEASN; encoded by the coding sequence ATGGTTGGAGTAAGCTATTCTAGGTCAAGGGCCATAAGGCCTGCTAGATCGAATGCAAAAATTAACGATATCTTTGAGGACTTCCTGACCAAGTCTAATTCTGCTCATACCAGAGATGCCTATAGACGAGACCTTAAGAAGTTTCTAACGTTTCTAAAAGGATTTGAGACCTTTTCAAGCCTATCTGATGTTTCCCAGAGGCATATCTCGGCCTACCGAGACCATCTTCTAAAAAACGAAGAACTAAAAGATGCCACGGTGGCAAGACATCTGTCGTCCATAAAGCGCTTCTTTGACTTCTTAGTTGAAAAAGAGCTTTGCTATAAGAATCCAGCAACTGGAGTCTTTCGCCCTAAAGTTGTCATGGAAGTTAAAACCAATGATCTTAGTGCACCTGAAGTTATGGACCTCTTTGAGAGTGTTAATCAAAAGAACCGCGATGGTAGCTATAATCTAAGTGGTGTCCTTCACTATACGATTCTACGTGTGATGTTCTATACTTTACTGAGAAAGTCGGAATTAATTGCGCTTAAAGTAGGGGACTTTGCTAGTGATAATATTGGCAATTACCTTCATGTACGAAGTAAGGGTGGCAAGAAACAAAAGGTCTACATCTCTGATGAAACCTACAGTGACATTAAACACTATATGGAAGTCTTTAGAGTTCGCCGTGAATTTCTTGAAAATGAGCCTTTATTTACCTCTGGCCGTAAGTCTCAGGAACTTAAACCTCTTAATCGAAATACCATCGATCAGATCTTTCAAAAATACGCAAAGCTTGCTGGGATTAAGCATAAGATATCTCCGCACTCATCACGTGCTACAGGCATTGGTAATCTATATGAGAACGGAGCAAGCCTTGAGGATCAGGCAACGTATGCGAGGCACTCAGACCCGCGTATGACTTTTTTGTATAATAAGCGTCGAAAAGAAAAGATTAATGAAATTGCAAATATAGTGAATTATCTAGATAAACAAGAAGACGAAGAAGCCTCGAACTGA
- a CDS encoding CPBP family intramembrane glutamic endopeptidase has product MQYGYSGSMIKDKKLFKFLLITFISGFLCQGLFLYYKNSLFLIIAMWTPAIGLLGLGEEAKDVIKNLRVFSFKYMALTPIVALTPYILSQLSFYMLDLGAWNSESFVLSPDFSRIAEVKKIGLMLGTGEQSYSFLALNLFITILIGTIPTTIMATLGEEIGWRGYLQDTLTTKYGFLKGTLLVGLIWAYWHIPANLGGVNGAENVFLTTFITFPLIIIFMSFALGWFKIKSNSIWVCAVLHGINNTVSGIYLIRPSNPKTGEYIEMIFSILVGLTFIVITILQKKKSAKFWRYFWK; this is encoded by the coding sequence ATGCAATATGGTTACTCAGGTTCTATGATTAAAGATAAGAAGCTTTTTAAATTTTTGTTAATTACTTTTATTAGTGGTTTTCTTTGTCAGGGATTATTTCTTTATTACAAGAATAGTTTATTCCTAATTATTGCGATGTGGACTCCTGCGATTGGCCTACTGGGACTTGGTGAAGAAGCTAAAGACGTTATTAAAAATCTAAGAGTTTTTTCTTTTAAATATATGGCACTCACGCCTATCGTTGCACTAACGCCATACATCCTGTCACAGCTAAGTTTTTATATGCTTGATTTAGGGGCATGGAATAGCGAAAGCTTTGTTTTGAGTCCCGATTTTTCCAGAATAGCTGAAGTTAAAAAGATTGGTTTAATGCTAGGGACAGGTGAGCAGTCATATTCATTCCTTGCTTTGAATCTATTTATAACAATTCTAATTGGAACTATTCCAACAACAATTATGGCCACTCTTGGAGAAGAGATTGGATGGAGAGGGTATTTACAAGATACTTTAACTACTAAGTACGGCTTTTTAAAGGGAACGCTTCTCGTTGGATTGATTTGGGCATATTGGCATATTCCTGCAAACCTAGGAGGTGTAAATGGTGCAGAGAACGTTTTTCTGACTACTTTTATTACTTTCCCTTTAATTATTATTTTTATGAGCTTTGCCCTGGGGTGGTTTAAAATAAAGTCTAATTCAATTTGGGTTTGTGCTGTTTTACACGGAATAAACAATACGGTCTCAGGTATTTATCTAATAAGGCCATCTAATCCAAAAACAGGTGAGTACATTGAAATGATATTTAGCATTTTGGTTGGGCTAACATTTATAGTTATAACAATTTTGCAAAAAAAGAAGTCAGCGAAATTCTGGCGATACTTTTGGAAGTAA
- a CDS encoding LysR family transcriptional regulator, which translates to MELGHLKHFYYVAKYGGFTKASKKLYVQQPSISKTVALLEDQLGVKLLNREKRKTTLTDIGQEIYAKCDLIFKTVEDIENIVSDGKFECSGPLKFCASEPISAYFVPRILKEFLSEYPQVQPACFTSFSSDLFNRIEDGEFEFGLFFHTPEMAKYAHKLDLEEVASIPYDLVIKASEHKNLDVIRSFIGSREVDDVTTKKYPTISKMNKDYKNVKITISSNSLTSHKEMVLQGLGVSILPSIMVEKETKAKELKRLYPKGTFHFPLKLVTKKNHFLSRNAQAWIKCLKEQLSII; encoded by the coding sequence ATGGAATTAGGTCACTTAAAACATTTCTACTATGTCGCCAAGTACGGAGGCTTCACAAAGGCATCTAAGAAGCTCTACGTCCAGCAACCATCGATTAGTAAAACAGTGGCCCTATTAGAAGATCAGCTTGGTGTGAAACTCTTAAATCGTGAAAAGAGGAAGACGACTCTCACTGATATTGGCCAAGAGATCTATGCCAAATGTGACCTTATTTTTAAAACAGTTGAAGATATCGAAAATATCGTAAGTGACGGAAAATTTGAATGCTCAGGCCCTTTAAAGTTTTGTGCTAGTGAGCCGATTTCTGCATACTTTGTTCCTCGAATCTTAAAAGAATTCCTTAGTGAATATCCGCAAGTACAACCAGCGTGTTTTACAAGTTTCTCATCTGACTTATTTAATAGGATCGAAGATGGAGAGTTTGAATTTGGTCTCTTTTTTCATACGCCAGAGATGGCCAAATACGCCCACAAACTTGATCTAGAAGAAGTTGCATCAATCCCCTATGATTTAGTTATTAAGGCCTCTGAGCATAAGAATTTGGACGTTATACGATCATTCATTGGCTCACGCGAGGTTGATGATGTGACAACGAAAAAATATCCGACAATTTCTAAGATGAATAAGGATTATAAGAACGTTAAGATTACAATCTCATCAAATAGCTTAACGTCACACAAGGAAATGGTCTTACAAGGCCTCGGGGTTTCAATCCTGCCGTCAATTATGGTCGAAAAAGAAACCAAGGCAAAAGAGCTTAAAAGATTATATCCAAAGGGGACGTTTCACTTCCCTCTTAAGCTTGTCACAAAGAAGAATCACTTTCTTTCACGAAATGCACAGGCGTGGATTAAGTGCTTAAAAGAGCAATTATCAATCATTTAA